The nucleotide sequence GCCGAGAGGCCGTACAGCGGTCCGGTCGCCCCCGGCCCCGCGAGTGCGACCGCCTTGAGGGTCACCGCCACGTTGAGCTGCGTGCTCAGCAGGAAGTAGCCCACGAGCACCAGCGTGAAGCGCCGGAAGCGGCGGTCGAGGGCGGCGGCTTTCAGCCCGGCGAGGCCCCCCGCCGCCGTGCGCTCGGGGCGGATGTGGGGCAGGGTCGCGGCGAGGACCGCGCAGGCCAGCAGGTACACGCTGCCCGCCGAGATCGCCGCCGTGCGGAAGCCCAGCCCGATCAGGGACGCGCCGATGAGGGGCCCCGTCACCATGCCGAGGTTGCCGGAGATGGAGGTCAGGCTGAACATGCGCGACCGGTGTTCGGGGGCCGTGACGCCCGTGATCGCCGCGTTCTTGGGCGCGTCGAAGAGGCCGCCCCCGACCCCCGCCAGCACGGACGCGGCGAGCAGCACGGGCAGTGTGTCGGCGAAGCCCATCCAGGTAAAGCCCAGCGTTCGGATCAGGCACCCGGCCAGGATCAGCGGTTTGGGTCCGATTCGGTCGGCCCAGGCGCCCCCGAACACCGTCAGCCCCTGCTGGGTCAGTTGCCGCACCCCCAGCACCAGCCCCACGCTCGCCGCCGCCCACCCCAGCCCGTCCACGAAATGCACCGTCACGAGCGGGATGACGGCGAAGAACCCGCCCCACATCAGGAAATTCGCCGCGATCAAGCCGAGCTGCGCGGGTGAGGGGCGGAACGGCGCGGGGGTGGGGAGCGCGGTCACGGGGTGGA is from Deinococcus planocerae and encodes:
- a CDS encoding MFS transporter, which encodes MTALPTPAPFRPSPAQLGLIAANFLMWGGFFAVIPLVTVHFVDGLGWAAASVGLVLGVRQLTQQGLTVFGGAWADRIGPKPLILAGCLIRTLGFTWMGFADTLPVLLAASVLAGVGGGLFDAPKNAAITGVTAPEHRSRMFSLTSISGNLGMVTGPLIGASLIGLGFRTAAISAGSVYLLACAVLAATLPHIRPERTAAGGLAGLKAAALDRRFRRFTLVLVGYFLLSTQLNVAVTLKAVALAGPGATGPLYGLSAGLAVVLQYPLLRFVERRVRTRVALVAAVLAVGLSLGLMGFAATFGQLLACVALYSLGTMLVYPTQQTLTARLAPPGLTGSYFGFSAISLGLGGAVGNVVGGTLIDVSARLGLPLLPWLTLMAVGGLTALGLRWALREVPGREGLEEARA